The genomic interval TAAGCATTGGTATAGTTACTATTATTACACCGAGAAATGGAATAAAATCTGTAATAAAAGATAAACTTCCTAGAAAGAAAGCACCTTCTATTTTAAAAGCAAAAGATAAGAATCCAACTATCAAACCAACAAAAGCCGCAACAAGTACCTGACCTTTTACAAATTTTTCGAAGTCAGTATAAAAACTTTTAAGAAAATTTTTACCTTTTTTTGGATCATCTATAAATAAACTTTCTGCGTTTTTAGCAACATACCATTTTAAATTTCCAACAGCTATTGTAGTAATTATAATCAAAATTGCCATAGTGATAAATGAAGGGGTATACGAAAGAATTTTGTTTATAATATCGAGAGCAAAATTCGACAATTGCTTATTTGAATTATTTAGAAATTCGGATACCCAATTTGGAATTTTATCATTGTTAGTTATTGAAAGTTGGGATAAATTGTTGAAGATATTCTTTCCTTGAGTAATTACAATTGGAAAAAACTTTGTTATGGAATAAACAAGTAGTCCAAGAATAATAGAGTAGGAGATTATTTTTGAGATTTTTTTGTTTATTTTCTTTGATAAAAAATCGGCTGGAACATCGATGATAATAGAAAAATAAAAGCCAATAATAATAGCTCCTAATATGAAAGGAGAAAATTTGATTAAAAGTAAAAATAGGATAAGATATATTAGTAGTATAATAGCATCTATC from Thermosipho atlanticus DSM 15807 carries:
- a CDS encoding AI-2E family transporter produces the protein MKIDAIILLIYLILFLLLIKFSPFILGAIIIGFYFSIIIDVPADFLSKKINKKISKIISYSIILGLLVYSITKFFPIVITQGKNIFNNLSQLSITNNDKIPNWVSEFLNNSNKQLSNFALDIINKILSYTPSFITMAILIIITTIAVGNLKWYVAKNAESLFIDDPKKGKNFLKSFYTDFEKFVKGQVLVAAFVGLIVGFLSFAFKIEGAFFLGSLSFITDFIPFLGVIIVTIPMLMLGWTSKGLTGLIIGLVILIIANQLESWVLAPKIQSSNLKIHWFILIVSILIFADLFGFIGILIAIPTLLFVKRYWKEYILGGKYDSR